In one window of Reinekea forsetii DNA:
- the napA gene encoding nitrate reductase catalytic subunit NapA, whose amino-acid sequence MKLTRRDVIKAQAAAVAASVAGLSMPVQATNLITSSAENQIQWDKAPCRFCGTGCSVSVGTKAGKVVATHGDQLSPVNRGLNCIKGYFLAKIIYGRDRLTQPLLRKTNGVYDKNGEFTPVSWDEAFDAMAEKWKATLKTKGPEAIGMFGSGQWTVWEGYAAVKLMKAGFRSNNLDPNARHCMASAVAGFMRTFGIDEPMGCYDDFEHADAFVLWGSNMAEMHPILWTRITDRRLSHPHVKVVVMSTYQHRSFDLADIPMVFKSQTDLIIANALANYLIENDRVNKDFVAKHVNFRKGTDDIGYGLRPEHPLEQQAKNAATANDSESIDFKAYAAFVKPYTLAYAAKESGVSEPALRALADIYADPKTKVMSLWTMGVNQHTRGVWMNNMIYNLHLLTGKISAPGNSPFSLTGQPSACGTAREVGTFAHRLPADLVVTNPAHRLRAEKIWRLPEGTVPSKVGAHAALQNRHLKDSKINCYWVQVNNNMQAAANMMEETYPGYRNPENFIVVSDAYPTVTCEAADLILPTAMWVEKEGAYGNAERRTQFWHQLTQAPGEARSDLWQLMEFAKRFTMEDVWPAELLAANPDYKDRSMFDVLFRNGTVDRFGLDEVDKKYANDEADAFGFYVQKGLFEEYAEFGRGHGHDLAPFDRYHEERGLRWPVVAGKETQWRFREGYDPYVEPGRGVQFYGKSDGRAIIFALPYEPPAESPDAEYDLWLSTGRVLEHWHSGSMTQRVPELYNALPDALCYMHPDDARSRGLRRGDEIRVASRRGEIRTRVETRGRNKPPVGLIFVPWFDASQLINKCTLDAMDPISKQTDYKKCAVKVAKV is encoded by the coding sequence ATGAAGCTGACCCGCCGTGACGTCATTAAGGCGCAAGCCGCGGCCGTAGCCGCCTCAGTTGCGGGCTTATCGATGCCCGTCCAGGCCACCAACCTGATCACCAGCAGTGCGGAAAATCAAATCCAATGGGATAAGGCACCCTGTCGTTTTTGTGGCACCGGCTGTTCGGTCTCGGTCGGTACCAAGGCCGGCAAGGTGGTCGCCACCCATGGCGATCAACTGTCACCGGTGAACCGGGGTCTTAATTGCATCAAGGGCTATTTTCTCGCCAAAATCATCTATGGCCGCGATCGCTTGACCCAACCGCTGTTACGCAAAACCAATGGCGTGTATGACAAGAACGGTGAATTTACGCCAGTGTCTTGGGATGAGGCGTTCGATGCTATGGCCGAGAAATGGAAAGCCACACTCAAGACCAAGGGTCCTGAGGCCATTGGCATGTTCGGTTCGGGTCAATGGACCGTCTGGGAGGGCTACGCGGCGGTCAAGCTGATGAAAGCCGGTTTCCGCAGCAATAATCTCGATCCCAATGCGCGCCACTGTATGGCCTCGGCCGTGGCCGGCTTTATGCGCACCTTCGGCATCGATGAACCGATGGGCTGCTATGACGACTTCGAACACGCCGATGCCTTTGTCTTATGGGGCTCGAATATGGCCGAAATGCATCCAATTCTGTGGACCCGCATTACCGATCGTCGGCTCTCGCATCCTCATGTCAAGGTGGTGGTGATGTCGACTTACCAACATCGCAGTTTTGATCTGGCCGATATCCCGATGGTGTTCAAATCGCAAACCGATCTGATCATCGCTAATGCCTTGGCCAATTACCTTATTGAGAATGATAGAGTCAATAAGGACTTTGTTGCCAAGCACGTTAACTTCCGCAAGGGCACCGACGATATTGGCTATGGCCTGCGGCCGGAGCACCCATTGGAGCAGCAGGCGAAAAACGCCGCCACGGCGAACGACTCTGAAAGCATCGATTTTAAAGCCTACGCGGCGTTTGTTAAGCCCTATACCCTGGCCTATGCCGCCAAGGAATCGGGCGTCTCGGAACCGGCCTTGCGCGCCTTGGCCGACATCTATGCCGATCCGAAGACCAAGGTGATGTCTCTCTGGACCATGGGCGTTAATCAGCACACTCGAGGAGTGTGGATGAACAATATGATCTACAACCTGCACCTGCTCACCGGCAAAATATCCGCACCGGGCAACAGCCCCTTTTCCCTGACCGGGCAACCCTCGGCCTGCGGCACGGCGCGTGAAGTGGGCACCTTCGCCCATCGTCTGCCCGCAGACCTGGTCGTGACTAACCCAGCCCACCGCCTGCGGGCCGAAAAAATATGGCGCCTGCCGGAAGGCACTGTGCCGTCCAAGGTGGGTGCCCACGCCGCGCTGCAAAACCGCCATCTTAAGGACAGTAAGATCAATTGCTACTGGGTCCAGGTGAACAATAACATGCAGGCGGCCGCCAACATGATGGAGGAAACCTATCCCGGTTACCGTAATCCGGAAAACTTTATCGTGGTCTCCGATGCTTATCCAACCGTGACCTGTGAGGCGGCAGACTTGATTTTGCCGACCGCCATGTGGGTGGAAAAGGAGGGCGCCTATGGCAACGCCGAACGGCGCACCCAATTCTGGCACCAGTTGACCCAAGCACCGGGCGAAGCACGCTCCGATCTATGGCAACTTATGGAGTTCGCCAAGCGCTTCACCATGGAAGACGTTTGGCCGGCCGAGCTGCTGGCGGCGAATCCAGACTACAAGGACCGGTCGATGTTCGATGTGCTGTTTCGCAATGGCACAGTTGACCGTTTTGGCCTGGATGAGGTCGACAAAAAATACGCCAATGATGAGGCCGACGCCTTCGGTTTTTATGTGCAGAAGGGCCTGTTTGAAGAATACGCCGAGTTCGGGCGCGGTCACGGTCACGACCTGGCCCCCTTCGATCGCTACCACGAAGAACGCGGCCTGCGTTGGCCGGTGGTGGCGGGCAAGGAAACCCAATGGCGTTTTCGCGAAGGCTATGACCCCTATGTTGAGCCGGGTCGAGGCGTGCAGTTTTATGGTAAGTCAGACGGCCGGGCGATTATCTTTGCGCTGCCCTATGAGCCACCAGCAGAAAGCCCCGATGCCGAATACGATCTCTGGTTATCGACCGGCCGCGTGCTCGAGCATTGGCACTCCGGTTCGATGACCCAGCGTGTGCCGGAGTTGTATAACGCCCTGCCCGATGCACTCTGCTATATGCACCCAGACGACGCTCGCAGTCGCGGCCTGCGGCGCGGTGATGAAATTCGCGTGGCGTCTCGGCGGGGCGAAATCCGCACCCGAGTGGAAACGCGTGGCCGCAATAAACCGCCCGTAGGCTTGATCTTCGTGCCCTGGTTCGATGCCAGTCAGCTGATTAATAAGTGCACCTTGGATGCCATGGATCCGATTTCCAAACAGACTGACTATAAAAAATGTGCTGTCAAAGTGGCTAAGGTATAG
- a CDS encoding chaperone NapD, which translates to MRNAVALNTGKDEEHIVSVILHGRPEHRLAIELAMDTLAGVERVVQDELGKYVLVIGAPTARQVMQQIEALQTIEGVLSATLVAHHTEASEYLNQEIEMSSLILGKADPDPAQIIARSTL; encoded by the coding sequence ATGAGAAACGCAGTAGCCCTGAATACCGGCAAGGATGAAGAACACATAGTCAGCGTAATCCTGCACGGCCGGCCAGAGCATCGTCTGGCGATTGAGCTGGCCATGGACACCCTGGCGGGTGTTGAACGCGTGGTACAGGACGAACTGGGCAAGTATGTACTGGTCATCGGTGCGCCGACCGCCCGTCAGGTGATGCAGCAAATCGAGGCGCTGCAGACTATCGAGGGCGTGCTCAGCGCGACCCTGGTGGCACACCATACCGAAGCGTCTGAGTACCTCAATCAGGAAATTGAAATGTCGAGTCTGATACTCGGTAAAGCCGACCCCGACCCAGCCCAGATTATCGCTAGGAGCACCCTATGA
- the napF gene encoding ferredoxin-type protein NapF produces the protein MAPSAYLPTNAARRGLFKRLLHPGRTASLVPCRPPGARAEADFIDLCSRCEACLRACPSQIIVRGDGGFPELNFSAAGCTGCGDCISACQPQALQPGAPAWPMGQVSVSGDCLANQGVTCQACKDACDLQAIEFPITLTTPQPVFNPDVCVACGECVSVCPVNSLFINPLETSAAGSNR, from the coding sequence GTGGCGCCGTCAGCTTACTTGCCCACCAATGCCGCGCGCCGCGGCCTGTTTAAACGCCTGCTGCACCCCGGCCGGACAGCATCGCTCGTGCCCTGCCGTCCGCCCGGCGCCCGGGCGGAGGCCGACTTTATCGACCTGTGCAGCCGCTGCGAAGCCTGCCTTAGGGCCTGCCCGAGCCAGATCATCGTGCGCGGCGACGGTGGTTTTCCGGAGCTAAATTTCTCCGCCGCCGGGTGCACCGGATGTGGCGACTGTATCAGTGCCTGCCAGCCACAGGCCTTGCAGCCCGGAGCACCGGCCTGGCCGATGGGGCAGGTCAGCGTGAGTGGTGACTGTCTGGCCAATCAGGGCGTGACCTGTCAGGCCTGTAAGGATGCCTGTGATCTCCAGGCTATCGAGTTTCCGATCACGCTGACCACACCGCAACCGGTGTTTAACCCCGACGTCTGTGTGGCCTGTGGCGAATGCGTGTCGGTCTGCCCGGTCAACAGCTTGTTCATTAATCCGCTGGAGACCTCTGCAGCGGGCTCGAACCGATAG
- a CDS encoding periplasmic nitrate reductase, NapE protein: protein MAQQPTEKKHERRAFLFITVFLFPFMTIVLVGGYGLAIWMSQLLLGPSTY from the coding sequence ATGGCTCAACAACCGACCGAAAAAAAGCATGAGCGCCGAGCCTTCCTATTTATAACGGTGTTTTTGTTTCCCTTTATGACCATTGTTCTGGTGGGCGGTTACGGGTTGGCCATCTGGATGTCGCAGCTGTTACTCGGTCCGAGCACCTATTGA
- a CDS encoding type IV pili methyl-accepting chemotaxis transducer N-terminal domain-containing protein, producing MVRLARYPIARSLSLSLSLVIVLVSISFLLDIRLTTGLSGDAAAINHAGSMRMQSYRLAYAIEKETPLSEREKLINEFASNLNAPTLARRIATAQLALQAQFALVQRDFQTMKGFALNDPPAYLRAVDDFVGELDQLVKLIVLRSVSKLSLLRRLQIMIYTIALLSGIGFTLLLFKQVISPFRHLVTAVEKLGQGDDWDDLNFRGDGEFAELSQAFNRMAQKATATQLTLEYRIHQQTEAVKRNNRALELLFNLSQTLNTEHPSIEVFKNKAAADLQSLFGEKSIYWTTLKVNKGANRVVFTCATDDSQLVCITLSPLASWQYQTLDTVTALFDIALNRIGAQKSENRIALLNERSSMARELHDSLAQSLSYLKIQVARWLALRERGAEMTSLDAIAIELRDGLSTTYRKLRELLVTFRSTSGELGLVPSITAAVAEVNRLGHRTSVHLHIDDNWPEDLSPSQEIHCLHIVREAMSNTLKHAQANNAVVSLQNRLTFLEISITDDGVGFGDTLAEMGQFGLQIMTERALRIGGRIEYQTLQAGGASVLLCFNAQPDNQGSLLIEPYPIEHGEPPL from the coding sequence ATGGTCAGATTAGCCCGTTACCCCATCGCCAGGTCGTTAAGTCTGAGTCTTTCTTTAGTGATCGTCCTGGTAAGTATCTCGTTTTTGTTGGATATCCGCCTCACCACCGGCCTGTCCGGTGACGCTGCGGCCATCAATCACGCAGGGTCGATGCGCATGCAGTCGTACCGGCTGGCCTATGCCATCGAAAAAGAGACCCCACTATCCGAACGGGAGAAGTTGATTAACGAATTTGCGTCTAATCTGAATGCGCCGACATTGGCCCGCCGGATAGCGACCGCTCAACTTGCGCTGCAGGCACAGTTTGCCCTTGTGCAACGCGATTTTCAGACCATGAAAGGGTTCGCTTTGAACGACCCGCCTGCATATCTTCGGGCAGTAGACGACTTTGTCGGTGAACTCGATCAGCTGGTTAAGCTGATAGTACTGAGGAGCGTAAGCAAGCTTAGTCTGTTACGCCGACTACAAATTATGATCTATACGATCGCCCTATTATCCGGCATCGGCTTCACGCTATTATTGTTCAAACAGGTTATTTCACCCTTCCGGCATCTTGTGACTGCAGTGGAAAAACTCGGTCAAGGCGACGATTGGGATGATCTCAATTTTCGCGGTGATGGCGAATTCGCTGAACTGTCCCAAGCCTTTAACAGGATGGCGCAGAAAGCGACCGCCACTCAGCTAACCCTGGAGTACAGAATTCACCAGCAGACCGAGGCCGTAAAGCGAAATAATAGGGCGTTAGAATTACTCTTCAATCTGAGTCAGACCCTGAATACTGAGCACCCGTCCATTGAGGTTTTTAAGAACAAGGCCGCGGCCGACTTGCAAAGTCTTTTTGGCGAGAAGTCGATCTACTGGACCACCCTCAAGGTGAACAAGGGCGCCAACAGGGTAGTTTTCACGTGTGCAACCGATGACTCACAGCTGGTCTGTATAACCTTAAGTCCGCTTGCGTCCTGGCAATACCAGACGCTGGATACGGTTACGGCTCTGTTTGATATCGCCCTCAATCGTATCGGTGCCCAAAAGAGCGAAAACAGAATCGCGCTACTCAATGAACGCTCATCCATGGCCCGAGAATTACACGATTCGCTTGCCCAGTCCCTGAGTTACCTCAAGATACAGGTTGCTCGTTGGCTAGCGTTACGCGAGCGCGGTGCCGAAATGACGAGTTTGGATGCTATCGCTATTGAGCTGCGCGATGGGCTCAGTACCACCTATCGTAAACTCAGGGAACTGTTAGTGACCTTTCGCAGTACATCCGGTGAGCTGGGGCTGGTACCCTCGATCACCGCGGCTGTTGCTGAGGTCAACCGCCTTGGCCACCGTACGAGCGTGCACCTTCATATAGATGATAATTGGCCGGAAGACCTTTCCCCTAGCCAGGAAATTCATTGCCTGCATATTGTTCGCGAAGCAATGAGCAATACCTTAAAACATGCTCAGGCCAATAATGCAGTGGTATCGTTACAGAATAGGCTGACTTTTCTGGAGATCTCCATTACCGATGATGGCGTCGGCTTTGGCGACACGCTGGCCGAAATGGGTCAGTTTGGGCTACAAATTATGACCGAACGGGCCTTACGTATCGGTGGCCGCATCGAATACCAGACTCTGCAGGCGGGTGGCGCCAGCGTACTATTATGCTTCAATGCACAACCCGACAACCAAGGGTCATTGCTTATTGAGCCCTACCCGATTGAACACGGAGAACCGCCCTTGTGA
- the narL gene encoding two-component system response regulator NarL yields the protein MTDVIIVDDHPMLRKGIAQLLELEPDLQLIAEIGDARDALKVILQHEPDLILLDLNMPGQDGLHTLNLLRNAGVYARIIIFTVSDDQSDIHRAIHNGADGYLLKDIDPLELLASIKQCVKGEQVISPEIAQVVHHALTQRLPENMHPALNELTEREREVLRLVASGCSNKAIGQQLLIAEGTVKVHVKRVLAKLHLRSRVEAAIFALHHNKEF from the coding sequence GTGACTGATGTCATTATCGTCGACGACCACCCCATGTTGCGCAAGGGGATCGCCCAGCTACTCGAGTTAGAGCCTGATCTGCAGCTTATCGCCGAGATAGGTGATGCCCGCGATGCGCTCAAGGTTATACTCCAACACGAGCCCGATTTGATCTTGCTCGATCTGAATATGCCTGGTCAAGATGGGCTCCATACGCTCAATTTACTGCGCAATGCTGGTGTCTATGCGCGCATCATCATCTTCACCGTTTCGGACGACCAGTCCGATATCCACCGAGCGATCCACAATGGGGCCGATGGCTATCTGCTCAAGGATATTGATCCCTTGGAACTGCTCGCGTCGATCAAACAGTGTGTCAAAGGTGAGCAGGTGATCAGTCCGGAAATCGCGCAGGTGGTGCACCACGCGCTAACCCAGCGTTTACCGGAGAACATGCACCCGGCGCTGAATGAACTGACAGAACGGGAACGCGAGGTGTTGCGCCTGGTCGCATCGGGTTGCAGCAATAAGGCGATCGGCCAACAATTGCTTATTGCCGAGGGCACCGTCAAGGTGCATGTAAAGCGGGTGCTGGCCAAGCTTCATCTGCGCTCGCGCGTCGAGGCGGCTATTTTTGCCCTGCACCATAACAAGGAATTTTAG
- the moeA gene encoding molybdopterin molybdotransferase MoeA, translated as MATCDRPGLMPLNEGIAKLLAAVSGQARTETVALAAAANRVLAEDVFAPAPVPGFDNSAMDGYAVRAADMALGKTYTVQGRALAGAAFDQWLHPNQVVRIMTGAAIPRGADTVIAQEDSLLDGAAVGFSELAPLGSHVRRAGDDIAQGSRVVAAKTRLNAVHLALLASVGCASVTVYGKTTVALISTGDELKSPGQALDYGDIYNSNAPALTRMLAKLGVDIIDYGIVQDDPELFRLAFQRADRECDFILTSGGVSVGEADYTRDILEELGHIDFWRLAIKPGKPFAFGRLPNSYFIGLPGNPVSALVTFHLLGSQAIRQHQHLGYQPMSQLQAITTEPIQKAPGRMDFQRGHWQSSAEGVEVAPTGRAQGSHILTSLADANCYIALEQERGSVAAGESVTLWLFDEMF; from the coding sequence ATGGCCACTTGCGACCGACCGGGCTTGATGCCGCTCAACGAGGGCATCGCCAAACTCTTGGCCGCTGTATCCGGCCAGGCACGCACCGAGACCGTGGCGTTGGCTGCGGCCGCAAACCGAGTACTGGCCGAGGATGTTTTCGCCCCGGCACCGGTTCCTGGCTTCGATAACTCGGCCATGGACGGCTACGCCGTGCGGGCAGCCGATATGGCCCTGGGTAAAACCTATACCGTTCAAGGCAGGGCGCTGGCCGGTGCCGCCTTCGACCAATGGCTTCATCCCAATCAGGTCGTGCGCATAATGACCGGCGCGGCCATCCCGCGCGGAGCGGACACGGTGATCGCACAGGAAGACAGCCTACTCGACGGCGCGGCTGTCGGCTTTAGCGAACTTGCGCCCTTGGGCAGTCATGTACGCAGGGCGGGCGATGATATAGCGCAGGGCAGCCGGGTTGTCGCGGCCAAAACTCGGCTAAATGCCGTCCATCTGGCGCTCTTGGCCAGTGTCGGCTGCGCTAGCGTCACGGTTTATGGCAAAACCACCGTGGCGTTGATTTCTACCGGTGATGAACTGAAATCACCCGGGCAAGCGCTCGACTATGGCGATATCTACAACTCCAATGCACCCGCTCTAACCCGGATGCTGGCCAAGCTGGGGGTCGACATCATCGACTATGGCATTGTCCAGGATGACCCCGAGCTGTTTCGTTTGGCTTTTCAGCGCGCCGATCGGGAATGTGATTTCATCCTCACCTCGGGCGGGGTCAGTGTCGGCGAAGCCGACTACACTCGGGATATACTGGAGGAGCTGGGCCATATCGACTTCTGGCGACTAGCGATCAAACCCGGCAAACCCTTTGCCTTCGGTCGCCTGCCCAATAGTTATTTTATCGGCCTGCCCGGAAATCCGGTGTCGGCCTTGGTCACCTTTCATTTGCTCGGCAGCCAGGCGATCCGCCAACATCAGCACCTGGGTTACCAACCCATGAGCCAACTTCAGGCCATAACGACCGAGCCCATCCAGAAAGCACCGGGCCGCATGGATTTCCAGCGCGGTCATTGGCAGTCGAGCGCTGAGGGTGTCGAGGTAGCACCGACCGGTCGGGCGCAAGGTTCCCATATCCTCACCAGCCTGGCCGATGCCAACTGCTATATAGCCTTGGAGCAGGAACGCGGATCGGTCGCCGCGGGTGAGTCGGTGACCCTGTGGCTGTTTGACGAGATGTTTTAG
- the gap gene encoding type I glyceraldehyde-3-phosphate dehydrogenase, translating to MTIKVGINGFGRIGRFVFRASVERDDIEVVGINDLIDVDYMAYMLKYDSTHGRFNGTVEVKDGNLVVNGKTVRVTAERNPEALAWGDIGVDVVAEATGLFLDDATARKHITAGAKKVVMTGPSKDATPMFVMGVNHETYAGQDIVSNASCTTNCLAPIAKILNDKWGVVSGLMTTVHATTATQKTVDGPSAKDWRGGRGASQNIIPSSTGAAKAVGVVIPELNGKLTGMSLRVPTANVSVVDLTVNLAKSATYAEICAEMKRAAGAEYKGVLGYTEDAVVSQDFIGETRTSVFDAAAGIALNDKFVKVVSWYDNEIGYSNKVLDLAAHIAK from the coding sequence ATGACAATTAAAGTAGGTATTAACGGTTTTGGTCGTATTGGTCGTTTTGTATTTCGCGCATCGGTTGAGCGTGATGATATTGAAGTTGTCGGCATCAATGACCTGATCGACGTCGACTACATGGCCTACATGTTGAAGTATGACTCCACCCACGGTCGTTTTAACGGCACAGTGGAAGTGAAGGACGGCAATCTGGTCGTTAATGGCAAAACTGTTCGCGTTACGGCAGAGCGCAACCCAGAAGCCTTAGCTTGGGGTGATATCGGCGTAGACGTCGTCGCCGAAGCGACCGGACTGTTCCTGGACGATGCCACGGCGCGCAAGCACATTACCGCTGGCGCTAAAAAAGTCGTTATGACTGGTCCTTCTAAAGACGCGACCCCGATGTTTGTTATGGGTGTAAACCATGAGACTTACGCCGGTCAGGACATCGTTTCTAACGCCTCTTGTACCACTAATTGCTTGGCGCCTATCGCTAAAATCCTGAACGACAAATGGGGTGTGGTCAGTGGTCTGATGACCACCGTTCACGCGACAACCGCAACGCAAAAGACAGTCGATGGCCCATCTGCAAAAGATTGGCGCGGCGGTCGTGGCGCATCACAAAATATCATTCCATCATCCACCGGTGCGGCCAAAGCCGTGGGTGTGGTTATTCCAGAACTGAATGGCAAGCTGACGGGTATGTCATTGCGCGTGCCTACGGCGAACGTTTCAGTGGTCGACCTGACCGTTAACTTGGCCAAGTCTGCCACCTACGCAGAAATCTGTGCTGAAATGAAGCGTGCTGCGGGTGCGGAATACAAGGGTGTGCTCGGTTACACTGAAGATGCTGTGGTATCACAGGACTTCATCGGTGAGACGCGGACCTCTGTGTTCGATGCGGCCGCGGGTATTGCCTTGAACGACAAGTTCGTTAAAGTCGTCTCTTGGTATGACAACGAAATCGGCTACTCAAACAAGGTACTGGATTTGGCAGCGCACATCGCCAAGTAA
- a CDS encoding carbonic anhydrase, whose product MISSAEVLTRLKAGNQRFVGELSEHSELSSERRRNSLIDGQMPFAVILGCSDSRVPAEIVFDQGLGDLFVIRVAGNIVAPSQVGSIEFAVETYGTPLVVVLGHTQCGAIQATLDALKNPETQPSFNLMSIVSRIRPSIETLVETDLKHDEEALVRFAVRANIRASVSQIRCSSPILEKHILSGNLKVIGAQYSLETGIVDFLD is encoded by the coding sequence ATGATAAGTTCCGCTGAAGTATTAACCCGGTTAAAAGCCGGCAATCAACGTTTTGTGGGCGAGCTCAGCGAACACAGTGAGCTGTCCAGTGAACGGCGCCGTAACAGCCTGATCGATGGGCAGATGCCCTTTGCGGTCATTCTGGGGTGCTCCGATTCTCGCGTACCCGCTGAGATTGTGTTTGATCAGGGTTTGGGTGACCTGTTCGTTATTCGGGTTGCCGGCAATATAGTCGCGCCGTCACAGGTTGGCAGTATCGAATTCGCGGTTGAAACCTATGGCACGCCGCTCGTTGTCGTATTAGGGCATACCCAATGTGGTGCTATACAGGCGACTCTGGATGCCTTAAAGAACCCCGAGACGCAGCCATCCTTTAATTTGATGTCCATCGTGTCCCGAATTCGCCCCTCGATCGAAACCCTGGTTGAAACCGATTTAAAACACGACGAAGAAGCGCTGGTCCGTTTTGCCGTACGGGCCAATATTCGGGCCTCGGTGAGTCAGATTCGATGCTCGTCGCCGATCTTAGAGAAACATATTCTAAGCGGAAATCTCAAGGTGATCGGTGCACAATATTCACTCGAAACCGGTATCGTCGACTTCCTCGATTGA
- a CDS encoding bifunctional 2-methylcitrate dehydratase/aconitate hydratase, translating into MSANVETNERPEYDEVIQKIADYVLDYEIVSETAWETARFCLMDTLGCGLLALRFPECTKHLGPMVAGTVVPNGARVPGTQFCLDPVKAAWDIGALVRWLDYNDTWLAAEWGHPSDNLGGILAVADHLSQVRVQRGEAPLLMTDVLEAMIKAHEIQGVLALDNSFNRVGLDHVLLVKVASTAVVAKLMGATREQMLSAISHAWVDGQALRTYRHAPNAGSRKSWAAGDATSRAVRLVDMALRGEMGIPGALTAPQWGFYDVLFSKTNKDQKLKPEAERAFSFQREFGSYVMENVLFKISFPAEFHAQTAAEAAVTLHPQIKDRLQDIARIELTTHESAIRIISKVGALANSADRDHCLQYMVAVPLLTGELVAEQYEDDFHASHPEIDRLRELMVVAEDARYSAEYHEPDKRSIANAIQVFFHDGSSTEKVVVEYPIGHRRRREQGMPLLEDKFRANLATRFPAQRSQQIMALCKDSAQLSATPVHNFMDRFVI; encoded by the coding sequence ATGAGTGCGAATGTAGAAACGAATGAACGGCCTGAATATGATGAGGTGATTCAGAAAATCGCCGATTACGTCCTAGATTACGAAATCGTCAGTGAAACCGCCTGGGAGACGGCGCGCTTTTGTCTGATGGATACGCTCGGGTGCGGCCTCTTGGCGTTACGCTTTCCCGAGTGCACCAAGCACCTAGGGCCCATGGTCGCCGGTACTGTTGTGCCCAATGGCGCGCGCGTGCCTGGGACCCAGTTTTGTCTGGATCCGGTTAAAGCCGCCTGGGATATAGGCGCCTTGGTGCGTTGGCTCGATTATAACGATACCTGGTTGGCGGCCGAATGGGGCCACCCATCCGACAACCTAGGCGGCATCCTAGCCGTCGCCGACCACCTATCTCAAGTCCGAGTGCAGCGTGGCGAAGCCCCGCTGTTGATGACGGATGTTCTCGAGGCCATGATCAAGGCGCATGAAATCCAAGGCGTGCTGGCTTTGGATAACTCCTTCAACCGGGTCGGGCTCGATCACGTCCTGCTGGTCAAGGTAGCCTCAACCGCGGTTGTCGCCAAGCTGATGGGTGCCACGCGCGAGCAGATGTTAAGTGCTATCTCCCACGCCTGGGTCGATGGCCAAGCCTTGCGTACCTATCGTCATGCGCCCAATGCCGGCTCACGCAAGAGCTGGGCCGCCGGCGATGCAACCAGCCGGGCTGTGCGTTTGGTTGATATGGCCTTACGCGGTGAAATGGGTATCCCAGGCGCCCTGACGGCGCCGCAGTGGGGTTTTTATGATGTCCTGTTTAGCAAGACCAATAAAGATCAAAAACTCAAGCCGGAGGCCGAACGTGCCTTCAGTTTTCAGCGCGAATTTGGCAGCTATGTAATGGAGAACGTACTGTTCAAAATTAGCTTCCCGGCCGAGTTTCATGCCCAAACCGCTGCTGAAGCGGCCGTAACGCTGCACCCGCAGATAAAGGATCGGCTCCAGGATATAGCCCGCATCGAGCTGACCACCCACGAATCCGCGATTCGGATTATCAGCAAGGTCGGCGCATTGGCCAACTCGGCCGATCGAGACCATTGCCTGCAATATATGGTGGCAGTGCCTCTGTTAACCGGCGAGCTGGTCGCAGAGCAATATGAAGATGACTTTCACGCCAGCCATCCGGAAATCGATCGGTTGCGCGAACTGATGGTGGTCGCCGAAGATGCCCGTTATTCAGCCGAATACCACGAACCGGACAAGCGCTCGATCGCCAACGCGATTCAAGTGTTCTTTCACGATGGCAGCTCGACCGAGAAGGTCGTCGTGGAATACCCGATCGGCCATCGTCGTCGGCGAGAGCAGGGCATGCCATTGCTGGAAGACAAGTTCCGGGCTAATTTGGCGACCCGTTTCCCAGCGCAACGCAGTCAACAAATAATGGCGTTGTGTAAAGATTCGGCTCAGTTGTCCGCCACGCCGGTGCATAATTTTATGGACCGTTTCGTAATCTAA